In Methanomicrobiales archaeon, the following are encoded in one genomic region:
- a CDS encoding galactose-1-phosphate uridylyltransferase has product MFSVEEVPTGRGMLQYRRELLTGFRSRISPERSKRGISMPCPAAMPADGCPFCPDRVSIVTPTFEDGTRIQRGESVTFPNLFPFAAWHTVTVITRAHGVERFTRRQIRDALGGQIESLQGRAGYPSINWNYLPTSGASIVHPHLQGLVDRHPSAVAERYILASHRYLLQENRCYWDVYREEEAQTPRYLFGDEIPWFASAVPLGEKEIRGILPLARLEELEPYLEPLAAGIEGCLDLYRHLGTSAFNMAIFFDSDGSDHGFRAFCSLIARINPNISGMSDSAFMERLHREPVILTPPEDLSAHYRDMRIGKGAL; this is encoded by the coding sequence ATCTTCTCCGTCGAGGAGGTGCCGACCGGGCGGGGCATGCTCCAGTACCGGAGGGAGCTGCTCACCGGATTCCGCAGCCGGATCAGTCCCGAACGCTCAAAAAGGGGCATCAGCATGCCCTGTCCGGCGGCGATGCCTGCCGACGGGTGCCCGTTCTGCCCCGACAGGGTCTCGATCGTCACGCCCACGTTCGAGGACGGGACCCGCATCCAGCGGGGGGAGAGCGTCACCTTCCCGAATCTCTTCCCCTTCGCCGCCTGGCATACCGTGACAGTGATCACCCGGGCGCATGGGGTGGAGCGGTTCACCCGCCGCCAGATCCGGGACGCGCTCGGCGGTCAGATTGAGTCCCTGCAGGGGCGAGCGGGGTACCCCAGCATCAACTGGAACTACCTCCCCACCTCCGGAGCGAGCATCGTCCACCCCCACCTGCAGGGGCTCGTGGACCGGCATCCGTCCGCTGTCGCGGAACGCTACATCCTGGCGAGCCACCGCTACCTGCTCCAGGAGAACCGCTGCTACTGGGACGTCTACCGGGAAGAGGAGGCGCAGACGCCCCGATACCTCTTCGGAGACGAGATCCCCTGGTTTGCGAGCGCCGTCCCCCTCGGCGAGAAGGAGATCCGCGGCATCCTTCCCCTGGCCCGGCTGGAGGAGCTGGAGCCCTATCTGGAGCCGCTTGCCGCGGGGATCGAGGGGTGCCTGGACCTCTACCGCCACCTGGGCACGTCTGCGTTCAACATGGCCATTTTTTTCGATTCCGACGGTTCGGACCACGGATTCCGGGCATTCTGCTCGCTCATCGCCCGCATCAACCCCAACATCAGCGGCATGAGCGACTCCGCGTTCATGGAGAGGCTGCACCGCGAACCGGTGATCCTCACACCGCCGGAGGATCTGTCCGCGCACTACCGCGATATGCGAATCGGGAAAGGAGCTCTCTGA
- a CDS encoding tubulin/FtsZ family protein produces MRVLAIGLGGAGSRIADKLYGHDQRSGMGCVQALAVDVDSNTLVQLQHIPAEGRFYFPPVHPTSAEGLLDAIHVEEIVAYIQRGNTIHIDAILICCGLGGRLAAAAGTIVGEVRKSFIEPVFAVATLPCIREGERCAAAAADDLDRLQGITDAVILFDNEVHYARIQSGKGGSDEGAPAGGRNLRLDPHSAYDLLNERISRQIGLLLRAGEFTGDGKDVAEVVLDTGEVLNTLRGSGLVAVGYASEPLPRSIPGLLDRFRPPSRTIESNQMKAQRMVALAKRAVYEEMSVACDLTSAEKALVLIAGPSDELSMRGFQTIRKWIDRSIAGLEMRSGDYPLRDTRFVGVVIVLSGLTNIPRVGEIRAIRARCSRAQAPLPPEAPVAETVPQGGRGEGGEVPGAGAAPARADRGRPAGGRKEEGTSPDRPGGGDRDAGDVGEIAASPPDAEGEGEPKRRTVDRRRRRGGDYGDGLTWIR; encoded by the coding sequence ATGAGAGTACTTGCCATCGGCCTCGGGGGAGCGGGATCCCGCATCGCGGATAAACTCTACGGCCACGATCAGCGGAGCGGGATGGGCTGCGTGCAGGCGCTGGCTGTCGACGTCGACTCGAACACGCTCGTGCAGCTCCAGCACATTCCGGCGGAGGGGAGGTTTTACTTCCCCCCCGTCCATCCCACCAGCGCCGAGGGTCTCCTGGACGCCATACACGTCGAGGAGATCGTCGCATACATCCAGCGGGGGAACACGATCCACATCGACGCCATCCTGATCTGCTGCGGGCTGGGAGGGCGTCTCGCCGCTGCCGCAGGGACGATCGTGGGAGAGGTGCGGAAGTCGTTCATCGAGCCTGTCTTTGCCGTGGCCACCCTGCCCTGCATCCGCGAGGGCGAACGCTGCGCGGCGGCGGCCGCGGATGACCTGGATCGGCTCCAGGGGATCACCGATGCGGTGATCCTGTTCGACAACGAGGTGCACTACGCCAGGATCCAGAGCGGGAAGGGCGGCTCCGATGAAGGGGCGCCCGCTGGCGGGCGGAACCTCCGCCTCGATCCGCATTCCGCGTACGATCTCCTGAACGAACGGATCTCGCGGCAGATCGGACTGCTGCTGCGGGCGGGAGAGTTCACCGGGGACGGCAAGGATGTCGCGGAGGTGGTGCTGGATACGGGGGAGGTGCTGAACACGCTCCGGGGGTCCGGGCTGGTCGCGGTCGGGTACGCGTCGGAGCCGCTGCCCCGGAGCATACCGGGTCTCCTGGACCGTTTCCGCCCTCCCAGCCGCACGATCGAGAGCAACCAGATGAAAGCCCAGAGAATGGTGGCGCTGGCGAAGCGGGCTGTGTACGAGGAGATGTCGGTGGCCTGCGATCTTACCAGCGCGGAGAAGGCGCTCGTGCTGATCGCGGGACCCTCCGACGAACTCTCCATGCGGGGGTTCCAGACCATCCGCAAGTGGATCGACCGCAGCATCGCCGGTCTGGAGATGCGATCGGGGGATTATCCCCTGCGCGACACGCGGTTCGTGGGGGTCGTCATCGTCCTCTCGGGGCTCACCAACATCCCCCGCGTCGGTGAGATTCGCGCCATCCGGGCACGGTGCAGCCGGGCTCAGGCCCCTCTGCCGCCCGAGGCTCCCGTGGCGGAGACGGTCCCGCAGGGCGGCAGAGGGGAAGGCGGAGAGGTCCCCGGTGCGGGTGCGGCTCCTGCACGGGCGGACCGCGGCCGCCCTGCGGGGGGGAGGAAGGAAGAAGGGACTTCCCCGGACCGGCCGGGGGGAGGGGATCGGGACGCCGGGGATGTGGGAGAGATCGCTGCATCCCCCCCGGATGCGGAGGGGGAGGGCGAGCCGAAGAGACGCACCGTGGACAGGAGGCGGCGAAGGGGCGGGGATTACGGGGACGGCCTCACCTGGATCCGCTAG
- a CDS encoding F420-dependent methylenetetrahydromethanopterin dehydrogenase translates to MVVKVGIAKLGNIASGLMTELLLDERADREDMITFQATSGTKLQPEDIDRVVSNMKAWQPDFAVVVSPNGVLPGPTGAREALQAAGIPVVVITDDITTKKEQWEALKASKFGYIIMKADSMIGARREFLDPIEMADYNGNLIKVLSITGAFRKLQLALDKVIDQVKAGKKGDALELPKIVMSTDKAVEGEFTNPYALAKARAAYEIASAVAGVNVRGCFMVKEYEQYVPIVGSAHEMMRIAAFLCDEARELEKAGDSILRKPHKKTGEIVSKTKLISKPE, encoded by the coding sequence ATGGTAGTTAAAGTAGGAATTGCCAAACTGGGCAATATTGCCAGCGGACTTATGACAGAGCTCCTCCTCGACGAGCGTGCCGACCGGGAGGACATGATCACCTTCCAGGCGACCAGCGGTACGAAGCTCCAGCCGGAGGATATCGACCGCGTCGTCTCCAACATGAAGGCCTGGCAGCCGGACTTCGCCGTCGTCGTATCCCCGAACGGCGTTCTCCCGGGCCCGACGGGCGCCCGTGAGGCGCTCCAGGCGGCCGGCATCCCCGTCGTCGTGATCACCGACGATATCACCACCAAGAAGGAGCAGTGGGAGGCCCTGAAAGCCAGCAAGTTCGGCTACATCATCATGAAGGCGGACTCCATGATCGGCGCACGGCGCGAGTTCCTGGACCCCATCGAGATGGCCGACTACAACGGCAACCTGATCAAGGTCCTCTCCATCACGGGTGCGTTCCGCAAGCTCCAGCTCGCCCTCGACAAGGTGATCGACCAGGTGAAGGCCGGTAAGAAGGGAGACGCCCTGGAGCTGCCCAAGATCGTCATGTCCACGGACAAGGCGGTCGAGGGAGAGTTCACGAACCCCTACGCCCTCGCGAAGGCGCGGGCCGCCTACGAGATCGCATCGGCTGTCGCCGGTGTTAACGTGCGGGGCTGCTTCATGGTCAAGGAGTACGAGCAGTACGTGCCCATCGTCGGCAGCGCTCACGAGATGATGCGCATTGCCGCCTTCCTCTGCGACGAAGCACGGGAGCTGGAGAAGGCCGGCGACAGCATCCTGCGCAAGCCCCACAAGAAGACCGGCGAGATCGTCTCCAAGACCAAGCTGATCAGCAAGCCCGAGTAA
- a CDS encoding 5,10-methylenetetrahydromethanopterin reductase, with protein MSYGIEFVPGAINVKQVVNYCKLAESKDIDYAWITNHYNNRHCYPTLAAVAMNTTTLKMGPGIMNTFTDTPAAIASYMATLNEISDGRAVLGIGPGDLSTLPKIAIKPEKPVARLEEGVTQIRRLLAGEEVKPSGMQFFDYNGAKLTGVTLPGKKGIPVYIGAQGPKVLELAGRIGDGALINASNPKDFQIAIPIIKAATDKVGKKGFDVGAYTATSIDRDQKKARNAAKIVAAFIAAGSPPEINQRHNLDMGTVTKIKDALGRFDFKTAGELVNDQIIDAYTIAGTPDMVKQKVEDLQKAGVTQVIFGSPLGPDMANSIRLLGKYIT; from the coding sequence ATGAGTTATGGTATCGAATTTGTCCCAGGAGCTATCAACGTAAAGCAAGTTGTGAACTACTGCAAACTTGCCGAGTCCAAGGACATCGATTATGCGTGGATCACCAACCACTACAACAACCGCCACTGCTACCCCACCCTCGCCGCGGTCGCGATGAACACGACCACCCTGAAGATGGGGCCGGGGATCATGAACACGTTCACCGACACGCCGGCGGCCATCGCGTCCTACATGGCCACGCTGAACGAGATCTCGGACGGACGTGCAGTCCTGGGCATCGGTCCCGGCGACCTTTCGACGCTCCCGAAGATCGCCATCAAGCCCGAGAAGCCGGTCGCACGCCTGGAGGAGGGTGTCACCCAGATCCGCCGCCTGCTCGCCGGTGAAGAGGTCAAGCCCTCGGGCATGCAGTTCTTCGACTACAACGGCGCCAAGCTGACCGGTGTCACGCTGCCCGGCAAGAAGGGCATTCCCGTCTACATCGGCGCCCAGGGGCCCAAGGTGCTGGAGCTCGCCGGGAGGATCGGGGACGGCGCCCTGATCAACGCGTCGAACCCGAAGGACTTCCAGATCGCCATCCCGATCATCAAGGCAGCGACCGACAAAGTCGGGAAGAAGGGCTTCGATGTCGGTGCCTACACGGCGACGTCCATCGACAGGGACCAGAAGAAGGCGCGGAACGCCGCCAAGATCGTCGCGGCATTCATCGCCGCGGGCTCGCCCCCGGAGATCAACCAGCGCCACAACCTGGACATGGGCACGGTCACGAAGATCAAGGATGCGCTCGGACGCTTCGACTTCAAGACGGCGGGCGAACTCGTCAACGACCAGATCATCGACGCCTACACCATCGCCGGCACGCCCGACATGGTCAAGCAGAAGGTCGAAGACCTCCAGAAGGCCGGTGTCACCCAGGTCATCTTCGGCTCCCCGCTCGGACCCGACATGGCCAACTCCATCCGCCTGCTGGGCAAGTACATCACCTGA
- a CDS encoding Tfx family DNA-binding protein, giving the protein MKDGMLTDRQKEVLRYRKKGLTQQQIADIISTSKANVCTIEKAALQNIERAKETLAFLHTLDATHLCTLKAETDLLDAASVIYRKAEGLGIKVKYDTISLLNRLRDSNPEKFRGRLMRESVEVYIKDDGEIYFQ; this is encoded by the coding sequence ATGAAGGATGGGATGCTCACGGATCGCCAGAAAGAGGTGCTGCGGTACCGGAAGAAGGGGCTGACGCAGCAGCAGATCGCCGATATCATCTCCACTTCGAAGGCCAATGTCTGCACCATCGAGAAGGCGGCACTGCAGAACATCGAACGGGCAAAGGAGACGCTGGCCTTCCTGCACACCCTGGACGCGACGCATCTCTGCACGCTGAAGGCGGAGACGGATCTCCTGGATGCCGCTTCGGTCATCTACCGGAAGGCGGAGGGGCTGGGCATCAAGGTCAAGTACGACACCATCTCGCTCCTCAACCGCCTGCGGGATTCGAATCCCGAGAAATTCCGGGGGCGGCTCATGCGCGAAAGCGTGGAGGTGTACATCAAAGACGACGGCGAGATCTACTTCCAGTGA
- a CDS encoding dCTP deaminase has product MILSAREIRNRLDKGDGLVIAPYSDACQQPASYDLRAAETATLVRGRCTLVHTLERVEMPGDIAAVLRCRSSYARRGVLLGGGFVDPGFRGQLTLCLTNMGEGDILLPQGDRVVQMILHEVKGVGGLYNGRYQDSTGVVGAR; this is encoded by the coding sequence ATGATCCTCTCCGCACGGGAAATCCGGAACCGCCTGGACAAAGGTGACGGTCTCGTCATCGCACCCTACAGCGATGCCTGCCAGCAGCCGGCATCCTACGATCTGCGGGCCGCGGAAACCGCAACGCTCGTCCGGGGGCGGTGCACCCTGGTGCACACCCTGGAGCGCGTGGAGATGCCCGGGGATATCGCCGCCGTCCTGCGCTGCCGATCCAGCTATGCACGGCGGGGCGTGCTTTTGGGCGGAGGGTTCGTCGACCCCGGGTTCCGGGGCCAGCTGACCCTCTGCCTGACCAACATGGGAGAGGGGGACATTCTCCTGCCGCAGGGGGACCGGGTGGTGCAGATGATCCTCCACGAGGTGAAAGGGGTCGGCGGACTGTATAACGGACGCTACCAGGACAGCACGGGCGTCGTGGGGGCACGGTGA
- a CDS encoding NrpR regulatory domain-containing protein, producing the protein MIFIPSERKYLEILRILKEQREPMGAKRLSEVMAEHGFVLSDRAVQYYLRYLDEMGFTEKVGNRGRVLTERGLAETESAMVEERLGFIISKLERLAFRTTFDPESGTGDVSYNLSHVPEEEAETLAGAFDEVIRAGAGFFSAYRIVDRDPRIPKGSVGFITVCSITMDGVFQRNGIPVRMAYGGRLAIRDRVPVEFVDLIGYRGTTVDPLHLFISAGLTSIHQMATTGSGIAVANVREVPTASRDRVEEIAAALRNWGFVLPVAVGNRVLNLNCDPFHLSIVAFSGMNLIGNGIEHGCRVQTEIGAGTIPFSRVVDASGSR; encoded by the coding sequence GTGATCTTCATCCCGAGCGAACGGAAGTACCTGGAGATCCTGCGCATTTTAAAAGAGCAGCGGGAGCCGATGGGGGCGAAGAGACTCTCCGAGGTGATGGCGGAGCACGGGTTTGTCTTGAGCGATCGCGCCGTGCAGTACTACCTGCGCTACCTGGACGAGATGGGTTTCACCGAGAAGGTGGGGAACCGCGGGAGAGTGCTCACCGAGCGGGGCCTCGCGGAGACCGAGAGCGCGATGGTCGAGGAGCGGCTCGGGTTCATCATCTCGAAGCTGGAGAGGCTGGCGTTCCGCACCACCTTCGATCCCGAGAGCGGAACGGGGGACGTCTCCTACAACCTCTCCCACGTGCCCGAAGAGGAGGCGGAGACCCTCGCAGGCGCATTCGACGAGGTCATCCGCGCCGGCGCCGGTTTCTTCAGCGCATACCGGATCGTGGACAGGGACCCCCGCATTCCGAAGGGTTCCGTCGGGTTCATCACGGTCTGCAGCATCACCATGGACGGGGTGTTCCAGAGGAACGGCATACCGGTGCGGATGGCCTACGGGGGCAGGCTCGCGATCCGGGACAGGGTTCCCGTCGAGTTCGTCGACCTGATCGGCTACCGGGGGACGACCGTCGATCCCCTGCACCTCTTCATCTCCGCCGGACTGACGTCCATCCACCAGATGGCCACGACCGGAAGTGGCATCGCCGTGGCGAACGTGCGGGAGGTCCCCACCGCCTCCCGTGACCGGGTGGAGGAGATCGCCGCCGCCCTGCGGAACTGGGGATTCGTGCTGCCGGTCGCCGTGGGAAACCGGGTGCTCAACCTGAACTGCGATCCGTTCCACCTCTCCATCGTGGCGTTCAGCGGCATGAACCTGATCGGAAACGGCATCGAGCACGGATGCCGCGTCCAGACGGAGATCGGGGCGGGAACGATCCCCTTTTCGCGGGTCGTGGACGCTAGCGGATCCAGGTGA